In Carya illinoinensis cultivar Pawnee chromosome 6, C.illinoinensisPawnee_v1, whole genome shotgun sequence, a single genomic region encodes these proteins:
- the LOC122313564 gene encoding phosphatidylinositol 4-kinase alpha 1 isoform X1: MEALKELCDLVAQNPTLFSDKLEWLCNRCPQPDSLFAGSPRVSRSQLNAVLAVSRFLSKCSDFSDPRPKSVILGFLRSVPFSFAGSFWPQSFTTDSIASFFSDFLSYVSNAAELSSDFAAEIAGFTGDVVLSAISENSSIARVFLTALAQSFLPILPSDADKLVICLIDQLAIPVLVPGTPREQIATSNSATSSTQSSPLSANHYHQNESASPGNEVSHVSGSTSSSRVGDEATSATSSRGSMVINGGSIVWKSGVDQLALNLGFNDGGGGEATFRQQVASFEDESIESLEKQEIAFKLIAHVLDKVHIDSRLSDQVRLIVKKQLQSLSFFLKIRKRDWNEQGVLLKARINRKLSAYQAAAKLQIKSIVVLDSDGKFTKRLVHEAVALLIDAAEACLLSVWRKLRSCEELFDSLLAGVAQVSVARGGQPLRVLLIHLKPIALAVCAQADTWGSSQGAMFESVMKTSCQIIESCWTKDRAPVDTYIMGLATSIRERNDYEEQGNKEKQAIPVVQLNVIRLLADLNVAVKKSEVVDMILPLFVESLEEGDASTPSLLRLRLLDAVSRIASLGFEKSYRETVVLMTRSYLGKLSSLGSAESRTVPPEATTERVETLPAGFLLIASGLTSVKLRSDYRHRLLSLCSDVGLAAESKSGRSGADFLGPLLPAIAEICSDFNPTIDVEPSLLKLFRNLWFYFALFGLAPPIQNFQLPTKSMSSTLNSVGSMGAIALQAVGGPYMWNTQWSSSVQRIAQGTPPLVVSSVKWLEDELELNALHNPGSRRGSGNEKAAVTQRAALSAALGGRVDVAAMSTISGVKATYLLAVAFLEIIRFNSNGGILNGGTTVTTSRSAFSCVFEYLKTPNLMPAVFQCLTAIVHRAFETAVSWLDDRISDTGDQAEVRESILFAHTCFLIKSMSRREEHIRDIAVNLLTQFRDRFPQVLWNSSCLDSLLFSIHNESPSAVVDPAWMVAVRSLYQKIVREWIIKSLSYAPCTSQGLLQEKLCKANTWQRAQHTTDVVSLLSEIRIGTGKSDCWTGIQTANIPAVMAAAAAASGANLKLTEAFNLEVLSTGIVSATVKCNHAGEITGMRNACSTFGFQSGASTGFGLGAGFQRLISGASPQQSQAEDDLYDGWLLTNFVRLLQQFVNTAEKGGELNKLQFRKICSQATALLLSNLGSDSKSNVEGFSQLLRLLCWCPAYISTPDAMETGVFIWTWLVSAAPQLGSLVLAELVDAWLWTIDTKRGLFASEARCSGPSAKLKPHLAPGEPETPPEIDPVEQIIAHRLWLGFLIDRFEVVRHNSIEQLLLLGRLLQGTTKFPWNFSCHPAATGTFFTVMLLGLKFCSCQSQGNLQNFKAGLQLLEDRIYRSSLGWFAYEPEWYDMNNMSFALSEAHSVSVFVQYLSNERVDQSESKARPRENGSSLIDVNDQYHPVWGQMENYTVGREKRKQLLLMLCQHEADRLEIWAQPLNSKESTSRSKINSEKWIEYARTAFSVDPRIAFSLASRFPTNTHLKAEITQLVQSHILDIRCIPEALSYFVTPKAADENSALLQQLPHWAACSITQALEFLTPAYKGHPRVMAYVLRVLESYPPERVTFFMPQLVQALRYDEEMLVEGYLLRAAQRSDIFAHILIWHLQGETCGPESGKDAAAGKVCPHNSLFQALLPSVRQHIIDEFSPKAHDIFQREFDFFDKVTSISGVLFPLPKEERRAGIRRELEKIEVEGEDLYLPTAPNKLVRGIRVDSGIPLQSAAKVPIMITFNVVDRDGDHSNIKPQACIFKVGDDCRQDVLALQVIALLRDIFEAVGLNLYLFPYGVLPTGPERGIIEVVPNTRSRSQMGETTDGGLFEIFQQDHGPVGSPNFEAARHNFIISSAGYAVASLLLQPKDRHNGNLLFDNEGRLVHIDFGFILETSPGGNMRFESAHFKLSHEMTQLLDPSGVMKSETWNQFVSLCVKGYLAARRHMDGIINTVLLMLDSGLPCFSRGDPIGNLRRRFHPEMSEREAAIFMMRVCTDAYNKWTTAGYDLIQYLQQGIEK, translated from the exons ATGGAGGCTCTGAAGGAGCTCTGCGACCTGGTCGCGCAGAACCCGACCCTTTTCTCTGACAAACTCGAGTGGCTGTGCAACCGGTGCCCCCAACCCGATTCCCTTTTTGCCGGATCTCCTCGGGTCTCCCGCTCTCAGCTCAATGCCGTCCTCGCCGTCTCCCGCTTCCTCTCCAAATGCTCCGATTTCTCCGATCCCCGACCAAAATCCGTCATCCTCGGGTTCCTCCGCTCAGTTCCCTTCTCGTTTGCGGGGTCTTTTTGGCCTCAATCCTTCACTACCGACTCGATCGCCTCCTTCTTCTCCGATTTCCTGAGCTACGTCTCCAATGCCGCCGAATTGTCCTCCGATTTCGCCGCAGAGATCGCAGGGTTCACCGGAGACGTTGTGTTATCGGCAATTAGTGAGAATTCCTCGATTGCTAGGGTTTTCTTAACGGCCTTGGCGCAGAGTTTCCTGCCCATTTTGCCATCCGATGCCGATAAATTGGTCATTTGCCTCATCGATCAGCTCGCGATCCCGGTCCTGGTCCCCGGCACACCGAGAGAGCAAATTGCAACGTCGAATTCTGCGACTTCATCAACGCAGAGCTCCCCGTTGAGCGCGAACCATTACCACCAGAATGAGAGTGCGAGTCCCGGAAATGAGGTGAGCCACGTGTCCGGTTCAACCTCCAGTTCGAGGGTTGGGGACGAGGCCACGAGTGCGACGTCATCGAGGGGTTCGATGGTGATAAATGGGGGAAGCATCGTCTGGAAGAGTGGGGTCGATCAGTTGGCTCTGAATCTGGGGTTCAATGATGGGGGTGGAGGTGAAGCTACGTTTAGGCAACAGGTCGCTTCGTTCGAGGACGAGTCCATTGAGAGCTTGGAAAAGCAGGAGATTGCGTTCAAACTCATTGCGCATGTTTTGGATAAGGTCCATATTGATTCTAGACTTTCGGATCAGGTGAGGTTGATCGTGAAGAAGCAGCTCCAATCTTTATCCTTTTTTCTGAAG ATTCGGAAGCGGGATTGGAACGAACAGGGAGTGCTTTTGAAAGCCAGAATCAATAGGAAGTTGTCGGCTTATCAGGCTGCGGCAAAGTTGCAAATTAAGAGTATTGTGGTCCTTGACTCTGACGGAAAATTCACTAAGAGGTTGGTGCACGAGGCAGTTGCATTGCTGATTGACGCGGCAGAAGCTTGTTTGCTCTCGGTGTGGCGCAAGCTGAGATCTTGTGAAGAGCTCTTTGACTCCTTGCTCGCAGGAGTTGCACAAGTTTCTGTGGCTCGAGGAGGTCAGCCACTCCGTGTTTTGCTCATCCACCTTAAGCCCATTGCGCTGGCTGTTTGTGCACAG GCTGATACTTGGGGCAGCAGCCAGGGAGCTATGTTTGAGAGTGTCATGAAGACTAGTTGTCAAATAATTGAATCTTGCTGGACCAAGGATCGGGCTCCCGTGGACACATATATCATGGGATTGGCTACAAGCATACGTGAACGGAACGATTATGAGGAACAG GGTAATAAGGAAAAACAGGCCATTCCTGTAGTGCAACTCAATGTTATACGCTTGCTAGCTGACTTAAATGTGGCTGTCAAAAAATCCGAAGTGGTGGACATGATATTGCCCCTTTTCGTTGAAAGCTTAGAAGAGGGTGATGCCTCAACTCCTAGTTTATTGCGACTCAGA CTTCTTGATGCTGTGTCTCGCATTGCAAGCCTAGGGTTTGAGAAGTCCTATCGTGAGACAGTAGTTCTGATGACAAGAAGTTACTTAGGTAAACTCTCAAGTCTAGGATCTGCTGAAAGCAGAACAGTTCCACCTGAAGCCACTACAGAACGCGTTGAG ACTCTTCCTGCAGGATTTCTTCTGATTGCTAGTGGTCTTACGAGTGTGAAACTGCGCTCAGACTATCGTCACCGTTTGCTATCTTTATGCTCGGATGTAGGCCTGGCTGCTGAGTCCAAAAGTGGAAG GAGTGGAGCAGATTTTCTGGGGCCTCTGCTTCCTGCTATTGCTGAAATATGTTCCGACTTCAATCCTACTATAGATGTGGAACCTTCACTTTTGAAGTTATTTCGCAACTTGTGGTTCTATTTTGCTCTTTTTGGCTTAGCACCGCCCATACAGAATTTTCAATTACCAACAAAGTCAATGTCCAGTACACTGAATAGCGTGGGAAGCATGGGTGCTATTGCTCTTCAAGCTGTGGGTGGACCATACATGTGGAATACACAGTGGTCTTCTTCTGTTCAGCGTATTGCTCAAGGGACTCCTCCACTA GTTGTTAGCTCAGTGAAATGGCTCGAAGATGAGTTAGAACTCAATGCTCTTCACAACCCGGGCAGTCGTCGAGGGAGTGGCAACGAGAAAGCTGCTGTGACCCAGAGGGCAGCTCTTTCTGCTGCTCTTGGAGGACGAGTTGATGTTGCAGCAATGAGCACAATTTCAG GTGTGAAGGCTACCTATCTCCTTGCAGTAGCTTTCTTAGAGATTATACGCTTTAACAGCAATGGTGGCATCCTCAATGGTGGGACTACTGTGACTACTTCTAGAAGTGCCTTCAGTTGTGTCTTTGAATACCTAAAAACTCCCAATCTTATGCCGGCTGTCTTCCAGTGTTTAACAGCAATTGTCCACAGGGCATTTGAAACGGCAGTATCGTGGCTG GATGATCGAATATCTGATACAGGCGACCAAGCTGAGGTTAGAGAATCTATTCTATTTGCCCATACCTGTTTTCTTATCAAAAGTATGTCTCGGAGAGAGGAACACATACGGGATATTGCTGTTAACCTGTTGACTCAGTTTAGAGATAGGTTTCCACAG GTTTTATGGAATTCATCTTGTTTAGATTCTCTGCTATTCTCAATTCATAATGAGTCACCTTCTGCTGTTGTCGATCCTGCTTGGATGGTGGCAGTTCGTTCTTTGTACCAAAAGATAGTTCGAGAATGGATCATCAAATCACTTTCATATGCTCCTTGTACAAGCCAGGGTCTTCTACAG GAAAAGCTTTGCAAAGCAAACACATGGCAAAGAGCTCAGCATACAACCGATGTGGTTTCTCTATTATCTGAGATAAGAATTGGAACAGGTAAAAGTGATTGCTGGACAGGCATACAAACTGCAAACATTCCGGCAGTTatggctgctgctgctgctgcatcaGGAGCAAACTTAAAATTAACAGAGGCATTTAACTTGGAGGTGCTCAGTACCGGTATAGTTAGTGCAACAGTGAAATGCAACCATGCTGGAGAAATTACTGGCATGAGAAACGCATGTAGTACCTTTGGATTTCAATCAGGGGCTTCAACAGGCTTTGGGCTTGGGGCTGGTTTTCAAAGGTTGATATCCGGAGCATCTCCTCAACAGTCACAGGCTGAGGATGATTTATATGATGGGTGGTTACTTACGAACTTTGTGCGTTTACTTCAACAATTTGTTAACACTGCAGAAAAAGGTGGGGAATTGAACAAGTTGCAATTTCGAAAAATTTGTTCTCAGGCCACTGCATTACTTCTGTCAAATCTG GGTTCTGATTCAAAATCTAATGTCGAGGGCTTCTCACAACTCCTACGTCTTCTTTGTTGGTGTCCAGCTTACATTTCTACACCTGATGCAATGGAAACTGGTGTTTTCATTTGGACGTGGTTAGTTTCTGCTGCACCTCAACTGGGATCTTtagtacttgctgagcttgtTGATGCATGGTTATGGACAATTGATACAAAGCGAGGCCTTTTTGCATCCGAAGCAAGGTGTTCAGGCCCTTCTGCAAAACTAAAGCCTCACCTTGCTCCTGGGGAGCCAGAAACACCACCTGAAATTGATCCTGTTGAGCAAATAATTGCCCATAGACTATGGCTTGGATTTTTAATTGATCGATTTGAG GTAGTTCGACACAACAGCATAGAGCAACTCTTGCTCCTTGGTCGGCTGCTGCAGGGGACCACAAAATTCCCTTGGAATTTTTCATGCCATCCTGCAGCCACTGGTACTTTTTTCACAGTTATGCTTCTGGGGCTAAAGTTCTGCTCATGCCAGTCACAAGGCAATCTGCAGAACTTTAAAGCAGGGCTTCAGCTATTGGAAGATCGAATTTATAG GTCCTCTTTGGGCTGGTTTGCTTATGAGCCCGAATGGTATGACATGAACAATATGAGTTTTGCCCTTAGTGAGGCTCATTCTGTCTCTGTATTTGTTCAGTATCTTTCAAATGAGAGAGTAGATCAGTCTGAATCAAAAGCACGACCACGTGAAAATGGAAGTTCATTGATTGATGTG AATGATCAGTATCACCCTGTCTGGGGCCAGATGGAGAACTACACAGTcggaagagaaaagagaaagcaGCTACTCTTAATGCTATGCCAGCATGAGGCCGACAGGCTAGAAATTTGGGCCCAACCCCTAAACTCAAA GGAAAGTACTTCCCGGTCTAAAATTAACTCAGAAAAATGGATTGAGTACGCTAGGACAGCTTTTTCTGTGGATCCTCGGATTGCCTTTTCCTTGGCATCAAGGTTCCCAACAAACACACATTTGAAAGCTGAAATAACTCAACTGGTTCAG TCACATATATTGGACATACGCTGCATTCCTGAAGCATTGTCCTATTTTGTCACCCCAAAGGCAGCTGATGAGAATTCTGCACTTCTGCAACAATTGCCACACTGGGCTGCTTGTTCAATTACACAAGCTCTTGAGTTCCTCACTCCTGCTTATAAGGGTCATCCACGTGTTATGGCATATGTGCTTAGGGTTCTGGAGTCCTATCCTCCTGAACGAGTAACCTTCTTCATGCCACAGCTTGTGCAGGCTCTGCGATATGATGAAGAG ATGTTGGTTGAAGGATATTTGCTTAGAGCAGCTCAAAGGAGTGATATATTTGCTCATATTCTGATCTGGCATCTACAG GGTGAGACGTGTGGACCAGAATCAGGTAAAGATGCTGCCGCTGGGAAGGTATGTCCTCAT AATAGTTTATTTCAAGCACTGTTGCCAAGTGTTAGGCAGCATATTATCGATGAATTTTCTCCCAAAGCACATGACATTTTTCAAAGAGAATTTGATTTCTTCGACAAAGTTACATCGATTTCTGGCGTACTTTTTCCACTTCCCAAGGAAGAACGCCGAGCTGGTATCCGGAG AGAGTTGGAGAAAATTGAAGTGGAGGGAGAAGACCTTTATTTACCAACTGCTCCGAACAAGCTTGTCAGGGGTATTCGGGTGGATAGTGGAATTCCCTTGCAATCGGCTGCAAAAGTCCCAATAATGATTACATTTAATGTGGTAGATCGGGATGGCGACCATAGCAATATAAAGCCTCAAGCTTGCATTTTCAAG GTTGGAGATGATTGTCGTCAGGATGTTCTTGCTCTTCAAGTGATAGCACTTCTTAGAGACATATTTGAAGCAGTTGGACTTAATCTCTATCTGTTCCCTTATGGTGTTCTCCCAACTGGCCCAGAGAGAGGCATAATTGAG GTTGTGCCTAATACACGGAGTCGAAGTCAGATGGGTGAAACAACAGATGGTGGTTTGTTTGAGATTTTTCAACAGGACCATGGGCCTGTAGGCTCTCCTAATTTTGAAGCTGCACGTCATAACTTCATCATTAGCAGTGCTGGTTATGCAGTTGCCAGCCTTTTACTTCAACCTAAGGATAGACACAATGGGAATCTTCTTTTTGACAA TGAAGGGAGGCTTGTTCATATTGATTTTGGATTCATCCTAGAAACTTCACCAGGGGGAAATATGCGCTTTGAAAGCGCACACTTTAAGCTGAGCCATGAGATGACACAATTACTTGACCCATCCGGGGTCATGAAGAGTGAAACCTGGAACCAATTTGTGAG TTTATGCGTGAAGGGGTACCTTGCTGCCCGTCGGCATATGGATGGGATTATCAACACAGTTTTGTTAATGCTAGATAGTGGATTACCTTGCTTCAGCAGGGGTGATCCCATTGGGAACCTTCGAAGGAGATTTCATCCTGAGATGAGTGAACGAGAAGCGGCCATTTTCATGATGCGTGTGTGCACTGATGCTTACAACAAGTGGACAACTGCTGGCTATGACTTGATTCAATATCTGCAGCAGGGCATTGAGAAGTAA